A single genomic interval of Oceanithermus profundus DSM 14977 harbors:
- a CDS encoding ABC transporter ATP-binding protein: MADVKTDRSVLSFVRGILPFARPYLWKYAVGLTFGLLVQFGVILGPYFIRRAIDAIGSGDGGYVYWAAGLIGLWGVIAVLSWAQRRLSVVASREIEYEIRRALFHKLIHLDFYFHARERVGDLMNKLNTDLNAVREFLGPGLNMGWRIAWFLVMAAVAMFLVNATLAAWMLVAVPPVFFVMRYLLSLIHRRYRAAQEVFDKISTFAQENFSGIRVVKGFAIEDRETARFQELNRQYIARSLALARVEGPLHAMMSLLMGAAAVLVLWLGGGMVVREQMTLGEFVQFNTYLLQLSWPMLGLGWVMGLWQRGLTSWVRLDELFQAEPRIADGPQTDFSIRSYAPEVRFEDVHLELGGREVLSGLTLTIPAGRTLGVTGRTGSGKTMLARLIPRILEPTRGRVLVGGHPIERVPLAVLRGRMAGVQQEPFLFSETIAENIAFGLPELDMERVVWAAKLAGVHDDIMAFPDGYQTLLGERGVTLSGGQRQRVALARALAKKPDILILDDAMSAVDTETEARILQGLREVLGRQTTVLISHRVSTLAHADWIVVLEDGRIVEEGTHEQLLAAGGHYAELERMQRLEAEVG, encoded by the coding sequence ATGGCGGACGTGAAAACTGACCGGTCAGTACTCTCGTTCGTGCGCGGCATCCTGCCCTTCGCGCGCCCCTACCTCTGGAAGTACGCGGTCGGTCTTACCTTCGGTCTGCTCGTGCAGTTCGGCGTCATCCTCGGCCCCTACTTCATCCGTCGCGCCATCGACGCCATCGGCTCCGGCGACGGCGGCTACGTCTACTGGGCCGCGGGCCTGATCGGCCTCTGGGGCGTGATCGCCGTGCTCAGCTGGGCGCAGCGCCGCCTCAGCGTCGTGGCCAGCCGCGAGATCGAGTACGAGATCCGCAGGGCGCTCTTTCACAAGCTGATCCACCTCGACTTCTACTTCCACGCCCGCGAGCGCGTGGGGGACCTGATGAACAAGCTGAACACCGACCTGAACGCGGTGCGCGAGTTCCTGGGCCCCGGCCTCAACATGGGCTGGCGCATCGCCTGGTTCCTGGTCATGGCCGCGGTGGCCATGTTCCTGGTCAACGCCACCCTCGCCGCCTGGATGCTCGTGGCCGTGCCGCCGGTCTTCTTCGTGATGCGTTACCTGCTCTCGCTCATTCACCGGCGCTACCGGGCGGCCCAGGAGGTCTTCGACAAGATCAGCACCTTCGCCCAGGAGAACTTCTCGGGAATCCGCGTGGTCAAGGGCTTTGCGATCGAGGACCGGGAGACCGCGCGCTTTCAGGAGCTAAACCGGCAGTACATCGCCCGCAGCCTGGCGCTGGCGCGCGTGGAGGGGCCGCTGCACGCGATGATGAGCCTCCTCATGGGGGCGGCGGCGGTGCTCGTCCTCTGGCTCGGCGGCGGGATGGTCGTGCGCGAGCAGATGACGCTGGGCGAGTTCGTGCAGTTCAACACCTACCTGCTGCAGCTCTCCTGGCCGATGCTGGGCCTCGGTTGGGTGATGGGGCTGTGGCAGCGGGGCCTGACCAGCTGGGTGCGCCTGGACGAGCTCTTCCAGGCCGAGCCCCGGATCGCCGACGGCCCCCAGACCGACTTCAGCATCCGCAGCTACGCGCCCGAGGTCCGTTTCGAGGACGTCCACCTCGAGCTGGGCGGGCGGGAGGTGCTCTCGGGCCTCACCCTCACGATTCCCGCGGGGCGCACGCTGGGCGTCACCGGCCGCACGGGCAGCGGCAAGACGATGCTCGCGCGCCTGATCCCCCGCATCCTCGAGCCCACCCGCGGCCGCGTCCTCGTTGGTGGCCACCCGATCGAACGCGTCCCCCTCGCGGTGCTGCGCGGGCGCATGGCCGGGGTGCAGCAGGAGCCCTTCCTCTTCTCCGAGACCATCGCCGAGAACATCGCCTTCGGGCTGCCCGAGCTGGACATGGAGCGGGTCGTCTGGGCCGCCAAGCTGGCGGGCGTGCACGACGACATCATGGCCTTCCCCGACGGCTACCAGACGCTGTTGGGCGAGCGCGGCGTCACCCTCTCGGGCGGCCAGCGCCAGCGCGTGGCGTTGGCTCGGGCGCTGGCCAAGAAGCCCGACATCCTCATCCTCGACGACGCCATGAGCGCGGTCGACACCGAGACGGAGGCGCGCATCCTCCAGGGCCTGCGCGAGGTGCTGGGGCGGCAGACCACGGTGCTCATCAGCCACCGCGTCTCCACCCTGGCGCACGCCGACTGGATCGTGGTCCTCGAGGACGGCCGCATCGTCGAGGAGGGCACCCACGAGCAGCTCCTCGCCGCCGGGGGGCACTACGCCGAGCTCGAGCGGATGCAGCGCCTGGAAGCGGAGGTGGGCTAG
- the abc-f gene encoding ribosomal protection-like ABC-F family protein — MRLVRTEGLTYSLGDRDLLRGVDFELRHGDRVALVGRNGSGKTTLLRLLSGELEPHAGRLLFGPGVTLARTRQEPRFGEETVGEVLRQGFARLERMEARLTELEARLDDPEAYGEWETLHAHFEAAGGYTREARYRAVLKGLRFAGREDEPAGRLSGGEARRLELGRALLAAADGLLLDEPTNHLDAPMRAWLAGFLAEHKGGLLFVSHDRWFMNRLAAAVAHLERGRLAVYPGDYEAFRTARAEREAQALRVWQNWENRRRELEASLEQARRWAHSSEKQAVRKRALETRYEKLLAEEPPKPERAGRSVRIRFPTAPGPERVLEAAALEKRFGGRRLFRVENLTVRRGERIALVGPNGAGKSTLLRMLLGELGSDDPAGFVRTGPGVRVGYYDQKLSGFDENLTLFETLHRLVGDKEAHNLLGAWLFPYDAQFKKVGDLSGGERARLALLNLALVEANLLILDEPTNHLDLETIEALEAALARYEGTLIVVSHDLAFLKNLATRTWRVQGGVFSDTPRPPDAPGAGATPAETASASAPKPKPAGRPRRRKSRWHTERLIEKLEAEIEDLHARLEALHARAAKPGLGPDDYAAIAREEAELKEALAAREAEWERAVEELEAG; from the coding sequence ATGCGTCTGGTTCGGACGGAAGGCCTCACCTATTCGCTCGGCGACCGCGACCTGCTGCGCGGCGTCGACTTCGAGCTGCGCCACGGCGACCGCGTCGCCCTGGTGGGCCGCAACGGCTCCGGGAAGACGACGCTGCTGCGGCTGCTCTCCGGCGAGCTCGAACCCCACGCCGGGCGGCTGCTCTTCGGCCCGGGAGTCACGCTGGCGCGCACGCGCCAGGAACCCCGCTTCGGCGAGGAAACGGTCGGCGAGGTGCTGCGGCAGGGCTTCGCGCGGCTCGAGCGCATGGAAGCGCGACTGACCGAGCTGGAGGCGCGTCTCGACGACCCCGAGGCCTACGGCGAGTGGGAAACGCTGCACGCCCACTTCGAAGCGGCGGGCGGCTACACCCGCGAGGCCCGCTACCGCGCCGTGCTGAAAGGGCTGCGCTTCGCGGGCCGCGAGGACGAACCCGCCGGCCGGCTCTCCGGCGGCGAAGCGCGGCGGCTGGAGTTGGGGCGGGCGCTCCTGGCCGCCGCCGACGGGCTGCTGCTCGACGAGCCCACCAACCACCTCGACGCCCCGATGCGCGCCTGGCTGGCCGGCTTCCTGGCCGAGCACAAGGGCGGCCTGCTCTTCGTCAGCCACGACCGCTGGTTCATGAACCGCCTGGCCGCGGCGGTGGCCCACCTGGAGCGGGGGCGGCTCGCGGTCTACCCGGGCGACTACGAAGCCTTCCGCACGGCGCGGGCGGAGCGCGAGGCCCAGGCGTTGCGCGTCTGGCAGAACTGGGAGAACCGCCGCCGCGAACTCGAGGCCAGCCTGGAGCAGGCGCGCCGCTGGGCGCACTCGAGCGAGAAGCAGGCGGTGCGCAAGCGGGCGCTGGAGACCCGCTACGAAAAGCTGCTGGCCGAGGAACCGCCCAAACCCGAGCGCGCGGGGCGCAGCGTGCGCATCCGTTTTCCGACCGCGCCCGGACCCGAGCGGGTGCTCGAGGCCGCGGCGCTGGAAAAGCGATTTGGCGGGCGCCGCCTCTTCCGGGTGGAGAACCTTACCGTGCGGCGCGGCGAGCGCATCGCCCTGGTGGGGCCGAACGGCGCGGGCAAGAGCACCCTGCTGCGGATGCTCCTGGGCGAGCTCGGATCCGACGATCCGGCCGGATTCGTGCGCACCGGACCGGGGGTGCGGGTGGGCTACTACGACCAGAAACTGAGCGGTTTCGACGAGAACCTGACCCTCTTCGAGACCCTGCACCGGCTGGTGGGCGACAAGGAGGCCCACAACCTGCTGGGGGCCTGGCTCTTCCCCTACGACGCCCAGTTCAAGAAAGTGGGCGACCTTTCCGGGGGCGAACGCGCGCGGCTGGCCCTCCTCAACCTCGCCCTCGTCGAAGCCAACCTGCTGATCCTCGACGAGCCCACCAACCACCTCGACCTGGAGACAATCGAAGCCCTGGAAGCGGCCCTGGCGCGCTACGAGGGCACGCTGATCGTCGTCAGCCACGACCTCGCCTTTTTGAAGAACCTCGCCACCCGCACCTGGCGGGTGCAAGGCGGCGTGTTCAGCGACACCCCGCGCCCGCCCGACGCTCCCGGCGCCGGGGCCACCCCGGCGGAAACGGCCTCCGCGTCCGCCCCCAAACCCAAGCCGGCCGGCCGGCCCAGGCGCAGGAAGAGCCGCTGGCACACCGAGCGGTTGATCGAGAAACTGGAGGCCGAGATCGAAGACCTGCACGCCCGGCTCGAGGCGCTGCACGCCCGCGCCGCCAAGCCCGGCCTGGGCCCGGACGACTATGCGGCCATCGCCCGCGAGGAAGCGGAGCTGAAGGAAGCGCTGGCCGCACGCGAGGCCGAGTGGGAACGGGCGGTGGAGGAGCTGGAGGCGGGGTGA
- a CDS encoding putative dsRNA-binding protein: MTHPKSALNAYCQSKNLPLPKFETRGTGTEDDPLFISDVSLNGELLATGQGRSKREAEKVAAELALELLRRTHGEPQTKNRKRRRKPRSGGGEGERNAAEPETAAPVEAASGGWPVYPEVLAEALRIADARLPQSLKGRDVREELARFAGDVYKALLEELGQEAR; this comes from the coding sequence GTGACGCATCCCAAATCCGCCTTGAACGCCTACTGCCAGAGCAAGAACCTGCCGCTGCCCAAGTTCGAGACCCGGGGCACCGGGACCGAGGACGACCCCCTCTTCATCAGCGACGTCTCGCTGAACGGCGAACTGCTCGCCACCGGCCAGGGGCGCAGCAAGCGCGAGGCGGAGAAGGTGGCCGCGGAGCTGGCGCTCGAGCTTTTGCGGCGCACCCACGGCGAGCCCCAGACGAAGAACCGCAAACGCCGGCGCAAACCCCGAAGCGGCGGCGGCGAGGGCGAACGCAACGCGGCGGAGCCCGAAACGGCGGCGCCCGTCGAAGCCGCGTCCGGCGGCTGGCCCGTCTACCCCGAGGTGCTGGCCGAAGCGCTGCGCATCGCCGACGCCCGCCTGCCGCAGTCGCTCAAGGGGCGCGACGTGCGCGAGGAGCTGGCGCGCTTCGCCGGCGACGTCTACAAGGCCCTGCTCGAGGAGCTGGGCCAGGAAGCGAGGTAG
- a CDS encoding response regulator transcription factor has translation MIRILIADDHSLFRQGLRSLLEAEGDLRVIGEAASGREALRAALETRPDIVLMDIQMPGLDGVEATKEILKEFPEAKVIMLTMYRQDAYVFEAVKAGARGYLLKDVDAEALVDAVRRVNEGEVLLDAELAEQIIHDFRAKRDVLPQAHHADLTDREVQILRLLAQGATNQEIADELGISEKTVRNRLSEIFSKLHLNNRTQAALYAIREGLADIEE, from the coding sequence ATGATTCGAATCCTGATAGCCGACGACCACTCCCTCTTCCGCCAGGGCCTGCGCTCGCTGCTCGAGGCCGAGGGGGACCTGCGGGTGATCGGCGAAGCCGCGAGCGGGCGCGAGGCCCTCAGGGCCGCGCTCGAGACCCGACCCGACATCGTGCTCATGGACATCCAGATGCCCGGGCTCGACGGCGTCGAAGCCACCAAGGAGATCCTCAAGGAGTTCCCCGAGGCCAAGGTGATCATGCTCACCATGTACCGTCAGGACGCCTACGTCTTCGAGGCGGTCAAGGCCGGCGCGCGCGGCTACCTGCTCAAGGACGTGGACGCCGAGGCCCTGGTCGACGCGGTGCGCCGCGTCAACGAGGGCGAGGTGCTGCTCGACGCCGAGCTGGCCGAGCAGATCATCCACGACTTCCGGGCCAAGCGCGACGTGCTGCCCCAGGCCCACCACGCCGACCTCACCGACCGCGAGGTGCAGATCCTGCGTCTTCTGGCCCAGGGGGCGACGAACCAGGAGATCGCCGACGAGCTCGGCATCTCGGAGAAGACGGTGCGCAACCGGCTCTCCGAGATCTTCTCGAAGCTGCACCTCAACAACCGCACCCAGGCTGCGCTGTACGCGATCCGCGAGGGCCTGGCCGACATCGAGGAATGA
- a CDS encoding ABC transporter ATP-binding protein, producing MHEDEAFKKSFDPRLARRILRYTFPYWKVVLVALVALIVTTLTANVFPLILKYAIDHALVPTQVTELAERYRVLLLASALFIGVRIVDFAARYTQTYALAWLGQHVLFDLRSDIFQKIQRLHLGFFDRTPVGRLLTRITSDVDAINNFITGGLVGFLADFFMLVGIMGFMLYLNWKMALITFAVMPLLLWVTTRIRIGMRDAYRLMRLKLARVNAALQENLSGVETTQLFAQEDRQERRFDAVNRELRDAWILVIWWFSMFYPIVSFLGEATVAAVVWFGGGAVIQGAITFGLLVAFLDYVRNFFQPIQDMSDKFNIFQAAMASAERIFNLLDTPEEVTDKPDALPVERFRGEIRFENVWFAYKAPGEEVAEDEWVLRDVSFHIRPGEKVALVGATGAGKTSTVSLIARFYDVQKGRVMIDGHDVRDYRQRDLRRAIGIVLQDPFLFSGTIEFNLRLGDERIPMERLVEVCKFVGAHDFIEKLPQGYQTVLTERGGGLSTGQKQLIALARAVLHNPDILLILDEATASVDTETERQIQRAMARVMEGRTSIIIAHRLSTIQGVDRILVFRKGRIVEEGSHAELLAAGGYYARLYELQYAEAG from the coding sequence GTGCACGAAGACGAGGCCTTCAAGAAATCCTTCGATCCGCGCCTGGCCCGCCGCATCCTGCGCTACACCTTCCCCTACTGGAAGGTCGTGCTGGTGGCGCTCGTGGCGCTGATCGTCACCACCCTGACCGCCAACGTCTTTCCGCTCATCCTCAAGTACGCCATCGACCACGCCCTGGTGCCCACCCAGGTCACCGAGCTGGCCGAGCGTTACCGGGTCCTGCTGCTGGCGAGCGCCCTCTTCATCGGGGTGCGGATCGTGGACTTCGCCGCGCGCTACACCCAGACCTACGCGCTGGCCTGGCTGGGGCAGCACGTCCTCTTCGACCTGCGCAGCGACATCTTCCAGAAGATCCAGCGCCTGCACCTGGGCTTCTTCGACCGCACCCCGGTGGGCCGCCTGCTCACCCGCATCACCTCCGACGTCGACGCGATCAACAACTTCATCACCGGCGGGCTGGTGGGTTTCCTGGCCGACTTCTTCATGCTCGTCGGCATCATGGGCTTCATGCTCTACCTCAACTGGAAGATGGCGCTCATCACCTTCGCGGTGATGCCGCTCCTGTTGTGGGTGACCACCCGCATCCGCATCGGCATGCGCGACGCCTACCGGCTCATGCGGCTCAAGCTGGCGCGGGTCAACGCCGCGCTGCAGGAAAACCTCTCGGGGGTCGAGACCACCCAGCTCTTCGCCCAGGAGGACCGCCAGGAGCGCCGTTTCGACGCGGTGAACCGCGAGCTGCGGGACGCCTGGATCCTGGTCATCTGGTGGTTCTCGATGTTCTACCCGATCGTCAGTTTCCTGGGCGAGGCCACCGTGGCCGCGGTCGTCTGGTTCGGGGGCGGGGCGGTGATCCAGGGGGCCATCACCTTCGGCCTGCTCGTCGCCTTCCTCGACTACGTGCGCAACTTCTTCCAGCCCATCCAGGACATGTCCGACAAGTTCAACATCTTCCAGGCGGCCATGGCCTCGGCCGAGCGCATCTTCAACCTCCTCGACACCCCGGAAGAGGTCACCGACAAGCCCGACGCGCTGCCGGTCGAGCGCTTTCGGGGCGAGATCCGCTTCGAGAACGTCTGGTTCGCCTACAAGGCCCCCGGCGAGGAGGTGGCCGAGGACGAGTGGGTGCTGCGGGACGTCAGCTTCCACATCCGCCCCGGGGAGAAGGTGGCGCTCGTGGGGGCCACCGGGGCTGGCAAGACGAGCACCGTCAGCCTCATCGCTCGGTTCTACGACGTTCAGAAGGGCCGGGTCATGATTGACGGCCACGACGTGCGCGACTACCGCCAGCGCGACCTGCGCCGGGCGATCGGCATCGTGCTACAGGACCCCTTCCTTTTCTCCGGCACGATCGAGTTCAACCTGCGCCTGGGCGACGAGCGCATCCCCATGGAACGCCTGGTCGAGGTCTGCAAGTTCGTGGGGGCGCACGACTTCATCGAAAAGCTGCCCCAGGGCTACCAGACCGTGCTCACCGAGCGCGGCGGCGGGCTCTCCACCGGGCAGAAGCAGTTGATCGCGCTGGCGCGGGCGGTGCTGCACAACCCCGACATTTTGCTGATCCTCGACGAGGCCACCGCGAGCGTGGACACCGAGACCGAGCGCCAGATCCAGCGGGCGATGGCGCGGGTCATGGAAGGGCGGACCTCGATCATCATCGCCCACCGACTCTCCACCATCCAGGGCGTGGACCGCATCCTCGTCTTCCGCAAGGGCCGCATCGTCGAGGAGGGCAGCCACGCCGAGTTGCTGGCCGCGGGCGGGTACTACGCGCGGCTCTACGAGCTGCAGTACGCCGAGGCGGGCTAG
- a CDS encoding fumarylacetoacetate hydrolase family protein yields the protein MKMLRFRKDGRVQWGWLMGEDHVTPMRKLDGEPAGEVYPIRELEVLPPAEPSKIVCVGRNYADHIKEMGHDFGEDLPAEPGLFLKAPNTLVPSGAEVAYPDWTEELHYEGELAAVIGQTARNVSEEEALGFVLGYTNALDLTARDKQKSDLQWIRAKSADGFLPLGPVLETELDPNATAVRTWVNDELRQEASTERMIFPVARVISYVSRFMTLEPGDVVLTGTPSGVGPLARGDRVRVEVEGVGRALEVTIV from the coding sequence ATGAAGATGCTTCGTTTCCGCAAAGACGGGCGGGTGCAATGGGGCTGGCTGATGGGCGAGGACCACGTGACCCCCATGCGCAAACTGGACGGCGAGCCCGCCGGCGAGGTCTACCCCATCCGCGAGCTCGAGGTGCTTCCGCCTGCCGAGCCCAGCAAGATCGTCTGCGTGGGCCGCAACTACGCGGACCACATCAAGGAGATGGGGCACGACTTCGGCGAGGACCTGCCGGCCGAACCCGGCCTCTTCCTCAAGGCCCCTAACACCCTGGTGCCCTCGGGGGCCGAGGTGGCCTACCCCGACTGGACCGAAGAGCTCCACTACGAGGGCGAGCTGGCCGCGGTCATCGGACAGACCGCCCGGAACGTGAGCGAGGAGGAGGCGCTTGGCTTCGTGCTGGGCTACACCAACGCCCTCGACCTGACCGCGCGCGACAAGCAGAAGAGCGACCTGCAGTGGATCCGCGCCAAGAGCGCCGACGGCTTCCTGCCGCTGGGTCCGGTGCTGGAGACCGAGCTGGACCCGAACGCCACGGCGGTGCGCACCTGGGTGAACGACGAGCTGCGTCAGGAGGCGAGCACCGAGCGGATGATCTTCCCGGTGGCGCGCGTGATCAGCTACGTGTCGCGGTTCATGACGCTCGAGCCCGGCGACGTCGTTCTCACCGGCACGCCCAGCGGGGTGGGCCCGCTGGCGCGCGGCGACCGCGTCCGCGTCGAGGTCGAAGGGGTGGGGCGGGCGCTCGAGGTAACGATCGTCTAG
- a CDS encoding YbaN family protein: MEPSAKRWLFNLLGFVFLGLAALGVVLPVLPTTPLVLLALWAFANGSERMYRYVYHHRWFGAAARDWKRHKAIPRRGKVLASVTVALTAFYLLFFSEAPRWAAWTSVALMAYGMFFVHTRPTLERIKPRAQEAPERR, encoded by the coding sequence ATGGAACCTTCCGCCAAGCGCTGGCTTTTCAACCTCCTGGGGTTCGTCTTCCTGGGGCTCGCCGCCCTGGGGGTGGTGCTCCCGGTGCTCCCGACCACCCCGCTGGTGCTGCTGGCGCTCTGGGCCTTCGCCAACGGCTCCGAGCGGATGTACCGCTACGTCTACCACCACCGCTGGTTCGGCGCCGCCGCCCGCGACTGGAAACGGCACAAGGCCATCCCCCGGCGCGGGAAAGTCCTGGCCAGCGTTACCGTGGCGCTCACCGCCTTCTACCTGCTCTTCTTCTCCGAAGCCCCCCGCTGGGCCGCCTGGACTTCGGTGGCGCTGATGGCCTACGGGATGTTCTTCGTGCACACCCGGCCCACGCTCGAGCGCATCAAACCGCGCGCCCAGGAAGCGCCCGAGCGCCGCTAG
- a CDS encoding LacI family DNA-binding transcriptional regulator — MGNGSRTPKNGRNAPTIADVAERAGVGIGTVSRVINNSPAVRPETRAKVQAVMEELGYVPNPHARRIAGGRSYTVSVLLPFVGTEFYLRLLEGIEAELGEQRYDLALFPLLSKQRLERFLNSSALAYHTDGLIVASYDLAERFPGGRLPTDRPVVMVDARSEAYDSAYLDNALGGRLAAEHLLALGGPVFAVQIEEELDRAFASTVFSARIGGFREALAQVGVPLPEDHIFRTRLSAEGGQIALQRFLELHRPPLNVFAAADVVALGVVEAAERLGLEVGREVRVLGFDGQPWTAARGLSTLEQPVETMGRAAARMLIERLQGSEGPPRHQRFEPRLVVRASTQTGS, encoded by the coding sequence GTGGGAAACGGTTCCAGGACGCCCAAGAACGGAAGGAACGCCCCGACGATCGCCGACGTGGCCGAACGCGCGGGGGTGGGGATCGGCACGGTGAGCCGGGTGATCAACAACTCGCCCGCGGTGCGGCCCGAGACCCGCGCGAAGGTGCAGGCGGTCATGGAGGAGCTGGGCTACGTGCCCAACCCCCACGCACGCCGCATCGCCGGCGGGCGCAGCTACACGGTCTCGGTGCTGCTGCCGTTCGTGGGCACCGAGTTCTACCTGCGCCTGCTCGAGGGCATCGAGGCCGAGCTGGGCGAGCAGCGCTACGACCTGGCGCTCTTCCCGCTGCTCTCCAAGCAGCGGCTCGAGCGCTTCCTCAACTCGTCGGCGCTGGCCTACCACACCGACGGCCTGATCGTGGCCAGTTACGACCTTGCCGAGCGCTTCCCCGGCGGCCGGCTCCCCACCGACCGTCCCGTGGTCATGGTCGACGCTCGCAGCGAGGCCTACGACTCGGCCTACCTCGACAACGCCCTGGGCGGACGCCTCGCCGCGGAGCACCTGCTCGCGCTCGGTGGACCGGTCTTCGCGGTGCAGATCGAAGAGGAGCTGGACCGGGCGTTCGCGAGCACCGTCTTCTCGGCGCGCATTGGCGGTTTTCGCGAGGCGCTGGCGCAGGTCGGGGTGCCCCTGCCGGAAGACCACATCTTCCGGACGCGGCTTTCGGCCGAAGGAGGGCAGATCGCCCTGCAGCGGTTCCTCGAACTGCACAGGCCGCCCCTCAACGTCTTCGCCGCCGCCGACGTGGTGGCGCTGGGCGTCGTCGAGGCGGCCGAGCGGCTGGGGCTCGAGGTGGGCCGCGAGGTGCGCGTCCTCGGATTCGACGGCCAGCCCTGGACGGCGGCGCGCGGGCTTTCCACCCTCGAGCAGCCTGTCGAGACGATGGGGCGGGCGGCGGCGCGCATGCTCATCGAGCGCCTGCAGGGCTCGGAGGGGCCGCCGCGCCACCAGCGCTTCGAGCCCCGCCTGGTGGTGCGGGCCTCCACGCAGACCGGTTCCTGA
- a CDS encoding M20/M25/M40 family metallo-hydrolase — MTPQDFLRRFGAVAGDEARADFLAEFFSDRGERPIRDEEGNLWVGEGPVAFAAHIDTVLTPRPLTFESERWWGPAVGDNSSGVAVLATAWSRVPEGATLVFTVGEEGLGNLRGARAFVRARRPEVFVAVDGYLGNLVTRALGSVRFEVRFTGPGGHSWGDRSAPNPAWALGRLIRAVQALPCCERASRSVARVWGGEAINAIPREVGLALDVRATEEGLLAEAEREVRTRAMEAAQLERVQAEIALLGRRPAGSTVTEALRECALQAAAATGVAAEEGVGSTDMAAAVEAGVPAITLGVYRGGGAHTEAEWVDPASLDQGAAWLRAFWRCLRGSAAA; from the coding sequence ATGACCCCTCAAGACTTCCTGCGCCGCTTCGGGGCGGTGGCCGGGGACGAGGCCAGGGCCGACTTCCTGGCCGAGTTTTTTTCCGACCGGGGCGAGCGCCCGATCCGTGACGAAGAGGGGAACCTCTGGGTGGGGGAGGGGCCCGTCGCCTTCGCCGCCCACATCGACACGGTGCTCACCCCCCGGCCGCTGACCTTCGAGTCCGAGCGCTGGTGGGGACCGGCCGTGGGCGACAACTCCAGCGGCGTCGCCGTGTTGGCCACCGCCTGGTCGCGGGTTCCCGAGGGGGCGACGCTCGTCTTCACCGTGGGCGAGGAAGGCCTGGGCAACCTGCGCGGCGCCCGCGCCTTCGTGCGGGCGCGCCGCCCCGAGGTTTTCGTGGCCGTGGACGGCTACCTGGGCAACCTCGTAACCCGGGCGCTGGGATCCGTGCGTTTCGAAGTCCGCTTCACCGGGCCCGGCGGCCACTCCTGGGGCGACCGCAGCGCGCCCAACCCCGCTTGGGCGCTGGGGCGGCTCATCCGCGCGGTGCAGGCGCTGCCCTGCTGCGAGCGGGCCAGCCGCAGCGTGGCGCGGGTCTGGGGCGGCGAGGCCATCAACGCCATCCCCCGCGAGGTCGGCTTGGCGCTGGACGTGCGCGCGACCGAGGAGGGGCTGCTCGCCGAAGCGGAGCGCGAGGTGCGCACCCGCGCCATGGAGGCGGCCCAGCTCGAGCGGGTCCAGGCCGAGATCGCCCTTTTGGGCCGCAGGCCGGCGGGTTCGACGGTCACCGAGGCCCTGCGCGAATGCGCGCTGCAGGCGGCCGCGGCCACCGGCGTCGCCGCCGAGGAGGGCGTGGGTTCGACCGACATGGCCGCGGCGGTCGAGGCGGGCGTACCGGCGATCACGCTCGGGGTCTACCGCGGCGGCGGCGCCCACACCGAGGCCGAGTGGGTGGATCCCGCCTCCCTCGACCAGGGGGCGGCCTGGTTGCGCGCCTTTTGGAGGTGTCTGCGTGGAAGCGCTGCTGCGTAA
- a CDS encoding glycerol-3-phosphate acyltransferase, protein MNAVDLLWILLSYLIGSISWGLIFGFAHGLDLRRRDLPGGSGVFRQLGPVWGVLTALLDAAKGAFVALLAAQAPEGLAPWMATAVVAGHCWPVYFGFSGGGGLAPSLGFFLVYRPPVTLAALAVVAAVALLYYPWWRRRGGVLGIYPIPFAALFGYAYALWALRGDPAGFGAMLGVTAVVLARGLRLLQGRR, encoded by the coding sequence ATGAACGCCGTCGATCTGCTCTGGATCCTGCTCAGCTACCTCATCGGTTCGATCAGCTGGGGGTTGATCTTTGGCTTCGCCCACGGCCTCGACCTGCGCCGCCGCGACCTTCCCGGGGGTTCGGGCGTCTTCCGCCAGCTCGGTCCCGTCTGGGGCGTGCTCACCGCTCTGCTCGACGCCGCCAAGGGCGCCTTCGTGGCCCTGCTGGCGGCCCAGGCGCCGGAGGGTCTGGCCCCCTGGATGGCGACCGCGGTGGTCGCGGGGCATTGCTGGCCGGTCTACTTCGGTTTCTCGGGAGGCGGCGGGCTCGCCCCCAGCCTGGGCTTCTTCCTCGTCTACCGCCCCCCGGTCACGCTCGCCGCCCTCGCGGTGGTCGCGGCGGTGGCGCTCCTCTACTACCCCTGGTGGCGCAGGCGCGGGGGCGTCCTCGGCATCTACCCGATCCCCTTCGCCGCGCTCTTCGGTTACGCCTACGCGCTCTGGGCATTGCGCGGCGACCCCGCAGGGTTCGGGGCGATGCTGGGGGTCACCGCCGTGGTGCTGGCCCGGGGCCTGCGCCTGCTGCAAGGCCGACGGTGA